A stretch of Schistocerca cancellata isolate TAMUIC-IGC-003103 chromosome 3, iqSchCanc2.1, whole genome shotgun sequence DNA encodes these proteins:
- the LOC126174828 gene encoding glucose-induced degradation protein 8 homolog — protein MSYTEKHENISKDDWMEHLEGVHVQRSDMNKLIMNYLVTEGFKEATEKFQQESGVSPCMDLDSLDDRIRIRDAIQSGRIQEATAIVNQLHPELLDNDRYLYFHLQQLHLTELIRNGKVEEALHFAQEQLSEAAESDPTVLNELERTLALLAFEDPHQSPFSDLLHPTHRQKVASELNAAILKMENRESTTPKLSNLLKLILWAQDELDKKKIKYPKMTCLANAVIEAPK, from the coding sequence ATGAGCTACACAGAGAAACACGAAAACATTTCGAAGGACGACTGGATGGAGCATCTCGAAGGTGTTCATGTACAGCGTTCAGATATGAATAAGCTTATTATGAATTATTTGGTGACAGAAGGATTTAAGGAAGCAACTGAAAAATTCCAGCAGGAATCAGGCGTGAGTCCGTGTATGGATCTGGATTCTCTCGATGACAGAATACGAATACGTGATGCTATTCAGAGTGGCAGGATTCAGGAAGCTACGGCAATAGTGAACCAGCTGCATCCTGAGTTATTAGATAACGATAGgtatttatattttcatcttcagcAGCTACATTTGACAGAACTGATTCGAAACGGAAAAGTTGAAGAAGCGCTCCATTTTGCTCAAGAACAGTTATCAGAAGCTGCAGAATCTGATCCTACAGTTTTAAATGAATTGGAAAGAACATTAGCCCTTCTGGCGTTTGAAGACCCCCATCAGTCACCATTTAGTGATTTGTTGCACCCTACACATAGACAAAAAGTCGCAAGTGAACTAAATGCCGCAATACTAAAAATGGAAAACAGAGAGTCTACAACTCCAAAGTTgtcaaatttgttaaaattaatattatggGCACAAGATGAATTGGATAAGAAAAAGATTAAGTATCCGAAGATGACTTGCCTTGCCAATGCTGTAATTGAAGCACCAAAATGA